The following are encoded together in the Lactuca sativa cultivar Salinas chromosome 1, Lsat_Salinas_v11, whole genome shotgun sequence genome:
- the LOC111915750 gene encoding transcription initiation factor IIF subunit beta — MDDDQNTNLETARADRSVWLMKCPLVVAKSWQAIPPDSQQNLSKVVVSLDPLHPEDPSSLQFSMEMAGGEIANVPKSYSLNMFKDFVPMCIFSEANQGKVAMEGKVEHKFDMKPHNKNMEEYRKMCRERTNKSMVKNRQIQVIDNDRGMHMRPMPGMIGLISTNSKEKKKASAPVKGPEVKRTRRDRGELEDIMFKLFERQPNWALKQLVIETDQPAQFLKEILNDLCVYNKRGTNQGTYELKPEYKKSIEDADAE, encoded by the exons ATGGATGACGATCAGAACACCAACCTGGAAACTGCACGAGCAGACCGATCGGTGTGGCTGATGAAGTGCCCGCTCGTTGTCGCTAAATCATGGCAAGCTATTCCGCCCGATTCTCAACAAAACCTCTCTAAGGTCGTCGTTTCTCTCGATCCTCTCCATCCCGAAGATCCGTCTTCGCTTCAG TTCTCAATGGAGATGGCTGGTGGTGAGATTGCAAATGTGCCAAAGAGCTATTCTTTAAATATGTTCAAGGATTTTGTTCCTATGTGCATTTTTTCTGAAGCAAACCAAG GAAAGGTTGCTATGGAAGGGAAAGTTGAGCATAAGTTTGACATGAAACCCCACAACAAGAACATGGAGGAATACAGAAAGATGTGTCGTGAAAGAACAAATAAGTCAATGGTTAAGAATAGACAGATACAG GTGATTGATAATGACCGAGGTATGCATATGAGGCCTATGCCTGGAATGATTGGCTTGATTTCTACTAATTCTAAG GAAAAGAAGAAGGCTTCTGCTCCAGTGAAGGGGCCTGAAGTTAAGAGAACAAGGAGGGATCGTGGAGAACTTGAAGATATCATGTTTAAGCTTTTTGAAAGACAGCCTAATTGGGCTTTAAAACAGTTGGTCATAGAGACAGATCAGCCAGCT CAATTCTTGAAAGAGATATTGAACGATTTGTGTGTGTACAATAAACGTGGAACGAATCAAGGAACGTATGAGCTGAAGCCAGAGTATAAGAAATCCATTGAGGATGCAGATGCTGAATAA
- the LOC111915751 gene encoding protein NRT1/ PTR FAMILY 8.3 isoform X2, whose amino-acid sequence MVSESDATLPLSSSLDFVTNGSLDFKGRVANKRKTGGWKATPFIIANEAAERLSAFTVSASLVLYLTKEMKESLPDAATHVSDWVGATYLLMLLGAFIADAYLGRYLTVIFSSAVYLVGMILLTISASVDSLRPKPCTETSNCPTATPGQSAFLYSALALVALGTGGVKPNVPSFGADQHDENDEKELSYKYTFFNFFFLSIKVGALLGLTVMVYIEQEKGYAWGFGLPTAIMFASVVILAAGFPMYRYKKPMGSVFTRFIQVLVVSVKNHFRGVQVGPETKLFEVATEESDIVGARKLSHTPQYRFLDKAAVMEDTELLDVSDRWKLCSVTQIEELKTFLRVFPVWASTIALSLSLAQQSTFFLAQSKILNRQLTPNFTIPPGSMQVFAVVNAFITVPIYEKFIVPFIQKRTNHHRGFTALQRMGIGLFISIFALSAAAVVERMRRTHANPAGLTVFWLVPQFFILGGAESFTYVGQLEFFYDEATDGMKSVCGALFLSEIGIGSWVNSALVKIVEGVTGTGVGGWLRDDLDESKLDYYYAMLAGISAVNLFIYVWVARRYKGRHQG is encoded by the exons ATGGTTTCCGAATCAGATGCAACTCTTCCGTTGTCGTCGTCGCTGGATTTCGTCACCAATGGAAGTCTTGATTTCAAAGGCAGAGTCGCAAATAAACGGAAAACCGGTGGATGGAAAGCTACTCCGTTCATCATCG CGAATGAGGCGGCGGAGAGGCTGTCAGCGTTTACAGTGTCGGCGAGTCTGGTGTTGTATTTAACGAAGGAGATGAAGGAATCGCTTCCAGATGCAGCCACACATGTGAGTGATTGGGTGGGAGCGACGTATCTTCTTATGCTTCTCGGCGCTTTCATCGCCGATGCTTATTTGGGCCGTTACCTCACCGTTATCTTCTCATCCGCCGTTTACCTCGTG GGAATGATACTCCTGACGATTTCGGCATCCGTGGACAGCCTCCGCCCGAAACCCTGCACGGAAACATCAAACTGCCCGACAGCCACCCCGGGGCAATCCGCGTTCCTCTACTCTGCCCTAGCCCTAGTAGCCCTAGGCACGGGTGGTGTCAAACCAAATGTCCCATCATTCGGTGCTGACCAACACGACGAAAATGATGAGAAAGAACTCTCATACAAATACACTTTTTTCAACTTCTTTTTTCTTTCAATCAAAGTGGGAGCTTTATTAGGACTCACAGTTATGGTGTATATAGAACAGGAGAAAGGGTATGCTTGGGGTTTTGGGCTTCCAACTGCTATCATGTTTGCATCCGTGGTGATTTTAGCAGCCGGGTTTCCGATGTATCGGTATAAAAAACCAATGGGAAGTGTCTTCACGAGATTTATTCAAGTTCTTGTGGTTTCGGTAAAAAATCATTTTAGAGGGGTTCAAGTGGGCCCCGAAACTAAACTTTTTGAAGTTGCTACCGAAGAATCGGATATCGTGGGTGCAAGAAAACTCTCTCATACTCCTCAGTACAG ATTTTTGGACAAAGCGGCGGTAATGGAAGACACCGAATTACTAGACGTATCGGACCGATGGAAACTATGCAGTGTAACACAAATCGAAGAACTAAAAACATTTTTACGAGTGTTCCCGGTTTGGGCCTCAACAATAGCCCTCTCCCTCTCTTTAGCCCAACAATCAACCTTCTTCCTAGCCCAATCCAAAATCCTAAACCGCCAGCTCACCCCAAACTTCACCATCCCACCGGGGTCCATGCAAGTGTTTGCAGTCGTAAACGCGTTCATCACGGTTCCAATTTACGAAAAATTCATCGTCCCATTCATCCAAAAACGAACCAACCACCACCGTGGCTTCACCGCCCTCCAAAGAATGGGAATCGGTCTCTTCATCTCCATTTTTGCATTGTCTGCGGCCGCAGTGGTCGAACGCATGCGTAGGACCCACGCGAACCCTGCGGGACTAACAGTGTTTTGGTTAGTCCCGCAGTTTTTTATATTGGGTGGGGCGGAGTCTTTTACTTACGTGGGGCAGTTGGAGTTTTTTTATGATGAGGCTACGGATGGGATGAAGAGTGTTTGTGGGGCGTTGTTTTTGAGTGAGATTGGGATTGGGAGTTGGGTGAATAGCGCGCTTGTGAAGATTGTGGAGGGGGTGACGGGGACTGGGGTAGGTGGGTGGTTGAGAGATGATTTGGATGAGAGTAAGCTTGATTATTATTATGCCATGTTGGCGGGGATTAGTGCGGTTAATTTGTTTATTTACGTGTGGGTAGCTCGAAGGTATAAGGGTCGACACCAAGGTTAG
- the LOC111915751 gene encoding protein NRT1/ PTR FAMILY 8.3 isoform X1, producing the protein MSYQLLQTTDSTTMVSESDATLPLSSSLDFVTNGSLDFKGRVANKRKTGGWKATPFIIANEAAERLSAFTVSASLVLYLTKEMKESLPDAATHVSDWVGATYLLMLLGAFIADAYLGRYLTVIFSSAVYLVGMILLTISASVDSLRPKPCTETSNCPTATPGQSAFLYSALALVALGTGGVKPNVPSFGADQHDENDEKELSYKYTFFNFFFLSIKVGALLGLTVMVYIEQEKGYAWGFGLPTAIMFASVVILAAGFPMYRYKKPMGSVFTRFIQVLVVSVKNHFRGVQVGPETKLFEVATEESDIVGARKLSHTPQYRFLDKAAVMEDTELLDVSDRWKLCSVTQIEELKTFLRVFPVWASTIALSLSLAQQSTFFLAQSKILNRQLTPNFTIPPGSMQVFAVVNAFITVPIYEKFIVPFIQKRTNHHRGFTALQRMGIGLFISIFALSAAAVVERMRRTHANPAGLTVFWLVPQFFILGGAESFTYVGQLEFFYDEATDGMKSVCGALFLSEIGIGSWVNSALVKIVEGVTGTGVGGWLRDDLDESKLDYYYAMLAGISAVNLFIYVWVARRYKGRHQG; encoded by the exons ATGAGTTATCAGTTACTCCAAACCACCGATTCAACAACGATGGTTTCCGAATCAGATGCAACTCTTCCGTTGTCGTCGTCGCTGGATTTCGTCACCAATGGAAGTCTTGATTTCAAAGGCAGAGTCGCAAATAAACGGAAAACCGGTGGATGGAAAGCTACTCCGTTCATCATCG CGAATGAGGCGGCGGAGAGGCTGTCAGCGTTTACAGTGTCGGCGAGTCTGGTGTTGTATTTAACGAAGGAGATGAAGGAATCGCTTCCAGATGCAGCCACACATGTGAGTGATTGGGTGGGAGCGACGTATCTTCTTATGCTTCTCGGCGCTTTCATCGCCGATGCTTATTTGGGCCGTTACCTCACCGTTATCTTCTCATCCGCCGTTTACCTCGTG GGAATGATACTCCTGACGATTTCGGCATCCGTGGACAGCCTCCGCCCGAAACCCTGCACGGAAACATCAAACTGCCCGACAGCCACCCCGGGGCAATCCGCGTTCCTCTACTCTGCCCTAGCCCTAGTAGCCCTAGGCACGGGTGGTGTCAAACCAAATGTCCCATCATTCGGTGCTGACCAACACGACGAAAATGATGAGAAAGAACTCTCATACAAATACACTTTTTTCAACTTCTTTTTTCTTTCAATCAAAGTGGGAGCTTTATTAGGACTCACAGTTATGGTGTATATAGAACAGGAGAAAGGGTATGCTTGGGGTTTTGGGCTTCCAACTGCTATCATGTTTGCATCCGTGGTGATTTTAGCAGCCGGGTTTCCGATGTATCGGTATAAAAAACCAATGGGAAGTGTCTTCACGAGATTTATTCAAGTTCTTGTGGTTTCGGTAAAAAATCATTTTAGAGGGGTTCAAGTGGGCCCCGAAACTAAACTTTTTGAAGTTGCTACCGAAGAATCGGATATCGTGGGTGCAAGAAAACTCTCTCATACTCCTCAGTACAG ATTTTTGGACAAAGCGGCGGTAATGGAAGACACCGAATTACTAGACGTATCGGACCGATGGAAACTATGCAGTGTAACACAAATCGAAGAACTAAAAACATTTTTACGAGTGTTCCCGGTTTGGGCCTCAACAATAGCCCTCTCCCTCTCTTTAGCCCAACAATCAACCTTCTTCCTAGCCCAATCCAAAATCCTAAACCGCCAGCTCACCCCAAACTTCACCATCCCACCGGGGTCCATGCAAGTGTTTGCAGTCGTAAACGCGTTCATCACGGTTCCAATTTACGAAAAATTCATCGTCCCATTCATCCAAAAACGAACCAACCACCACCGTGGCTTCACCGCCCTCCAAAGAATGGGAATCGGTCTCTTCATCTCCATTTTTGCATTGTCTGCGGCCGCAGTGGTCGAACGCATGCGTAGGACCCACGCGAACCCTGCGGGACTAACAGTGTTTTGGTTAGTCCCGCAGTTTTTTATATTGGGTGGGGCGGAGTCTTTTACTTACGTGGGGCAGTTGGAGTTTTTTTATGATGAGGCTACGGATGGGATGAAGAGTGTTTGTGGGGCGTTGTTTTTGAGTGAGATTGGGATTGGGAGTTGGGTGAATAGCGCGCTTGTGAAGATTGTGGAGGGGGTGACGGGGACTGGGGTAGGTGGGTGGTTGAGAGATGATTTGGATGAGAGTAAGCTTGATTATTATTATGCCATGTTGGCGGGGATTAGTGCGGTTAATTTGTTTATTTACGTGTGGGTAGCTCGAAGGTATAAGGGTCGACACCAAGGTTAG
- the LOC111915752 gene encoding protein NRT1/ PTR FAMILY 8.1 isoform X1: MDTISERSEKSSYIEPSIVMDHIKKQQSYKVEEPIPISTMTLVSNGCVDYRGRIADKRKTGGWRASPFIIVNEVAERLAFFAVAVSMVLYLAREMHQSLPNAVTHVTDWIGAAYVLTLVGAFIADAYLGRFLTIIVFSFIYFGGMVMLTISAKMDSLRPPLCLKRPCPPASDGQTAFLYTALALIAVGTGGIKPCVSSFGADQFDEEDEREVVKKYAFFNWFFFAINMGALLGITLLVYVQQEKGFAWGFGIPTIAMFTSILILLAGFSSYRYKKPMGSAFTRFVQVMVVSVKNHLRGVGVVSGSQLYEVSTQESDIFGARKLFHTPQYRFLDKAAVIEDHESSITRNRWKLCTVTQVEEFKCFIRVLPIWATTIALSISFAQISTFFLSQAATMDRKLGSNFVIPSGSVPVFSAINALILVPIYEKLIVPFLRSKTGHRRGITSLQRMGVGLFISIFAMASAAVVEHKRRTHSNPTTLSVFWLFPQFFLMGSAEVFTYVGQLEFFYDEATDGTRSLSSAMFLSEIGIGSWLSTAIVKIVQRATGDEEKGWLRNDLNASKLDYFFWILMAINGVNLVVYMWVARRYKGRDGASAIGSVRDESTTVVDQS; encoded by the exons ATGGATACGATTAGTGAAAGGTCTGAGAAATCATCATATATAGAGCCCTCGATTGTAATGGATCATATAAAAAAACAACAATCGTATAAG GTAGAAGAGCCGATACCAATCTCAACTATGACATTAGTAAGCAACGGTTGTGTTGATTATAGAGGGAGAATTGCTGACAAACGAAAAACCGGAGGATGGAGGGCATCTCCTTTCATTATTG TGAATGAGGTGGCAGAAAGACTAGCATTCTTCGCAGTTGCAGTGAGTATGGTGCTGTATTTGGCGAGGGAGATGCACCAATCGCTACCAAATGCCGTCACACATGTGACAGATTGGATTGGAGCTGCTTACGTGCTTACTTTGGTTGGGGCTTTCATAGCCGATGCTTATTTAGGGCGATTTTTAACAATCATCGTCTTCTCTTTCATCTACTTCGGG GGAATGGTGATGCTGACAATTTCAGCAAAAATGGACAGCTTACGTCCACCACTCTGCCTGAAAAGACCATGCCCTCCAGCATCCGACGGTCAAACGGCGTTCCTCTACACTGCACTTGCTCTCATCGCCGTCGGCACCGGCGGAATCAAGCCTTGTGTTTCCTCCTTCGGGGCTGATCAGTTTGACGAAGAAGATGAAAGGGAAGTCGTAAAAAAATACGCATTCTTCAACTGGTTCTTCTTCGCTATTAACATGGGTGCACTGTTGGGAATCACTCTTTTGGTGTACGTACAACAAGAAAAAGGGTTTGCTTGGGGTTTCGGAATCCCCACCATAGCCATGTTCACCTCCATCCTGATTTTGTTGGCCGGATTCTCGAGTTACCGGTACAAGAAGCCGATGGGGAGTGCTTTCACCAGATTTGTTCAGGTGATGGTGGTTTCCGTCAAGAACCATCTCCGGGGAGTTGGTGTAGTTTCCGGTAGCCAACTTTATGAGGTTTCCACTCAAGAATCAGACATATTTGGGGCAAGAAAACTCTTTCACACTCCACAATACAGATTCTTAGACAAAGCAGCAGTTATCGAAGACCATGAATCCTCGATCACTCGAAACAGATGGAAACTATGCACAGTGACACAAGTCGAAGAATTCAAATGCTTCATAAGAGTCTTACCCATCTGGGCAACCACCATTGCTCTCTCTATCTCCTTCGCTCAGATATCCACCTTCTTCCTCAGCCAAGCCGCTACCATGGATCGGAAACTAGGCTCCAACTTCGTCATCCCATCAGGCTCCGTCCCAGTGTTTTCCGCCATTAACGCCCTCATCCTGGTTCCCATTTACGAAAAGCTCATCGTCCCTTTCCTCCGGAGCAAAACCGGCCACCGTCGTGGCATTACTTCCTTACAACGCATGGGTGTAGGTCTATTCATTTCCATTTTCGCTATGGCGTCGGCTGCAGTTGTTGAACACAAACGCAGGACTCATTCGAACCCGACAACCCTAAGCGTGTTCTGGTTGTTCCCTCAGTTTTTTCTAATGGGTAGTGCCGAGGTTTTTACATATGTGGGACAACTGGAGTTCTTTTACGACGAAGCTACAGATGGTACGAGGAGTCTAAGCAGTGCTATGTTCTTGAGCGAGATCGGGATCGGAAGTTGGTTGAGTACTGCGATTGTGAAGATCGTTCAACGGGCAACAGGGGATGAGGAGAAAGGGTGGTTGAGGAACGATTTGAATGCGAGTAAGTTGGATTATTTCTTCTGGATATTGATGGCGATTAATGGTGTAAATTTGGTGGTTTATATGTGGGTTGCTCGACGATACAAGGGCAGAGATGGAGCAAGTGCCATCGGAAGTGTTAGAGATGAATCCACCACAGTGGTTGATCAAAGTTAA
- the LOC111915752 gene encoding protein NRT1/ PTR FAMILY 8.1 isoform X2 has product MTLVSNGCVDYRGRIADKRKTGGWRASPFIIVNEVAERLAFFAVAVSMVLYLAREMHQSLPNAVTHVTDWIGAAYVLTLVGAFIADAYLGRFLTIIVFSFIYFGGMVMLTISAKMDSLRPPLCLKRPCPPASDGQTAFLYTALALIAVGTGGIKPCVSSFGADQFDEEDEREVVKKYAFFNWFFFAINMGALLGITLLVYVQQEKGFAWGFGIPTIAMFTSILILLAGFSSYRYKKPMGSAFTRFVQVMVVSVKNHLRGVGVVSGSQLYEVSTQESDIFGARKLFHTPQYRFLDKAAVIEDHESSITRNRWKLCTVTQVEEFKCFIRVLPIWATTIALSISFAQISTFFLSQAATMDRKLGSNFVIPSGSVPVFSAINALILVPIYEKLIVPFLRSKTGHRRGITSLQRMGVGLFISIFAMASAAVVEHKRRTHSNPTTLSVFWLFPQFFLMGSAEVFTYVGQLEFFYDEATDGTRSLSSAMFLSEIGIGSWLSTAIVKIVQRATGDEEKGWLRNDLNASKLDYFFWILMAINGVNLVVYMWVARRYKGRDGASAIGSVRDESTTVVDQS; this is encoded by the exons ATGACATTAGTAAGCAACGGTTGTGTTGATTATAGAGGGAGAATTGCTGACAAACGAAAAACCGGAGGATGGAGGGCATCTCCTTTCATTATTG TGAATGAGGTGGCAGAAAGACTAGCATTCTTCGCAGTTGCAGTGAGTATGGTGCTGTATTTGGCGAGGGAGATGCACCAATCGCTACCAAATGCCGTCACACATGTGACAGATTGGATTGGAGCTGCTTACGTGCTTACTTTGGTTGGGGCTTTCATAGCCGATGCTTATTTAGGGCGATTTTTAACAATCATCGTCTTCTCTTTCATCTACTTCGGG GGAATGGTGATGCTGACAATTTCAGCAAAAATGGACAGCTTACGTCCACCACTCTGCCTGAAAAGACCATGCCCTCCAGCATCCGACGGTCAAACGGCGTTCCTCTACACTGCACTTGCTCTCATCGCCGTCGGCACCGGCGGAATCAAGCCTTGTGTTTCCTCCTTCGGGGCTGATCAGTTTGACGAAGAAGATGAAAGGGAAGTCGTAAAAAAATACGCATTCTTCAACTGGTTCTTCTTCGCTATTAACATGGGTGCACTGTTGGGAATCACTCTTTTGGTGTACGTACAACAAGAAAAAGGGTTTGCTTGGGGTTTCGGAATCCCCACCATAGCCATGTTCACCTCCATCCTGATTTTGTTGGCCGGATTCTCGAGTTACCGGTACAAGAAGCCGATGGGGAGTGCTTTCACCAGATTTGTTCAGGTGATGGTGGTTTCCGTCAAGAACCATCTCCGGGGAGTTGGTGTAGTTTCCGGTAGCCAACTTTATGAGGTTTCCACTCAAGAATCAGACATATTTGGGGCAAGAAAACTCTTTCACACTCCACAATACAGATTCTTAGACAAAGCAGCAGTTATCGAAGACCATGAATCCTCGATCACTCGAAACAGATGGAAACTATGCACAGTGACACAAGTCGAAGAATTCAAATGCTTCATAAGAGTCTTACCCATCTGGGCAACCACCATTGCTCTCTCTATCTCCTTCGCTCAGATATCCACCTTCTTCCTCAGCCAAGCCGCTACCATGGATCGGAAACTAGGCTCCAACTTCGTCATCCCATCAGGCTCCGTCCCAGTGTTTTCCGCCATTAACGCCCTCATCCTGGTTCCCATTTACGAAAAGCTCATCGTCCCTTTCCTCCGGAGCAAAACCGGCCACCGTCGTGGCATTACTTCCTTACAACGCATGGGTGTAGGTCTATTCATTTCCATTTTCGCTATGGCGTCGGCTGCAGTTGTTGAACACAAACGCAGGACTCATTCGAACCCGACAACCCTAAGCGTGTTCTGGTTGTTCCCTCAGTTTTTTCTAATGGGTAGTGCCGAGGTTTTTACATATGTGGGACAACTGGAGTTCTTTTACGACGAAGCTACAGATGGTACGAGGAGTCTAAGCAGTGCTATGTTCTTGAGCGAGATCGGGATCGGAAGTTGGTTGAGTACTGCGATTGTGAAGATCGTTCAACGGGCAACAGGGGATGAGGAGAAAGGGTGGTTGAGGAACGATTTGAATGCGAGTAAGTTGGATTATTTCTTCTGGATATTGATGGCGATTAATGGTGTAAATTTGGTGGTTTATATGTGGGTTGCTCGACGATACAAGGGCAGAGATGGAGCAAGTGCCATCGGAAGTGTTAGAGATGAATCCACCACAGTGGTTGATCAAAGTTAA